ACTCCAACGGCGCCGAGCAGATCGCCGTCCGGGCCCGCGACGCCGGCTTCGAGGTGGTCTACCAGGGCATCCGGCTCACGCCGGAGCAGATCGTCTCGGCGTCCGTCGCCGAGGACGTCCACTGCGTCGGCCTGTCCATCCTCTCGGGTGCCCACCCCGAGCTGGTGCCCGACGTCCTGCAGCGGCTGCGCCGCGCCGGGGTGGAGGATGTGCCCGTGATCGTCGGTGGCATCATCCCCGCTGCGGACGCCGAGGCCCTCAAGGCCGCCGGTGTCGCCGCGGTCTTCACTCCGAAGGACTTCGGCATCACCACCATCATCGGCCGGATCGTGGACGAGATCCGGCTGGCCAACAGGCTCCAGCCGTGGGCCGCGACCACCGCCGCGACCAGCTGACCCCGGAAGGACGAACCACCCCATGACCGTGAACCGCCTGCGCCCGCGCCGTTCCTGCCTGGCCGTGCCCGGCAGCAACCCCCGCTTCCTGGAGAAGGCCCAGGGCCTGCCCGCCGACCAGGTCTTCCTCGACCTGGAGGACGCCTGCGCCCCGCTGGTCAAGGAGAGCGCCCGGCACAACATCGTCGACGCCCTGAACAACGGCGACTGGGGCAACAAGACCAAGGTCGTCCGGGTCAACGACTGGACGACGCACTGGACGTACCGCGACGTCATCACCGTCGTCGAGGGCGCCGGCCCGAACCTCGACTGCATCATGCTGCCGAAGGTCCAGGACGCCGAGCAGGTCAAGGCGCTCGACCTGCTGCTCACCCAGATCGAGAAGACCATGGGCTTCGAGGTCGGCAAGATCGGCATCGAGGCGCAGATCGAGAACGCCAAGGGCCTGATCAACGTCGACGCGATCGCGACCGCCTCGCCCCGGCTGGAGACCATCATCTTCGGCCCGGCCGACTTCATGGCCTCGATCAACATGAAGTCGCTGGTCGTCGGCGAGCAGCCGCCCGGCTACGACGCGGACGCGTACCACTACATCCTGATGCGCATCCTGATGGCCGCCCGCGCCAACGACCTGCAGGCCATCGACGGCCCCTATCTGCAGATCCGCAACCAGGACGGCTACAAGGCGGTCGCCCGCCGCGCCGCCGCCCTCGGCTTCGACGGCAAGTGGGTGCTCCACCCGGACCAGGTCTCCGCCGCGAACGAGATCTTCTCGCCCTCGCAGGAGGACTACGACCACGCCGAGCTGATCCTCGACGCCTACGACTGGTGCACCTCCGAGGCGGGCGGCGCCAAGGGCTCCGCGATGCTCGGCGACGAGATGATCGACGAGGCCAGCCGCAAGATGGCCCTGGTCATCGCCGGCAAGGGCCGCGCCGGCGGCATGGAGCGCACCTCCAAGTTCGAGCCCCCGCAGGCCTGATTCTTCAGGCTCGGCTCGCCTCCCGGCGCTCTTGATCCTTCGGCTCGCTCGCATCACACACCCAAGGACACCCCATGCAGTTCGGACGCACCTACGAAGAGTTCGAGGTCGGCGCGGTCTACAAGCACTGGCCCGGAAAGACGGTCACCGAGTACGACGACCACCTCTTCTGCCTGCTCACCATGAACCACCACCCGCTCCACATGGACATCAACTATGCGGAGAACACGACGGACTTCGGCAAGAACGTCGTGGTGGGCAACTACATCTACTCCCTGCTGCTCGGCATGTCCGTCCCGGACGTCTCCGGCAAGGCGATCGCCAACCTGGAGATCGAGTCGCTGCGCCACGTCGCCCCGACCTTCCACGGCGACACGATCTACGGCGAGACGACCGTCCTCGACAAGTGGCCGTCCAAGTCCAAGGACGACCGCGGCATCGTCTACGTCGAGACCAAGGGCTACAAGCAGGACGGCACGGTCGTCTGCATCTTCCGCCGCAAGGTGATGGTGCCGACCGAGACGTACATCAAGGAGCGCGGCGGCGAGCAGCCCGGCCGCCCGACTCCTGCTTCCTGAGACCCCGGACGGGTAGGCCGCCGTCATCGGCCTCACCCCACCCCGGCCCGGGGGCCCTGCTGCCGCAGCCACGCCGGCAGGGCCCCCGACAACGACTTCCCCGACAGCCACGGCTGTCTCTCCCCCACCCTCACGCCTTCAGATAGGGAGCCGCACGATGGGACGCCTCGCACAGACCGACGGCCTCACCGAGATCCAGCGGGACATCCTCGCCACCGTGCGGGACTTTGTCGACAAGGAGATCATTCCGGTCGCGACCGAGCTGGAGCACAAGGACGAGTACCCCGCCGCCATCGTGGAGGGGATGAAGCAGCTCGGCCTCTTCGGCCTGACCATCCCCGAGGAGTTCGGCGGCCTCGGCGAGTCGCTGCTGACCTACGCCCTGGTGGTCGAGGAGATCGCCCGCGGCTGGATGTCCGTCTCCGGCATCGTCAACACGCACTTCATCGTCGCCCACATGATCAACGCGCACGGCACCCAGGAGCAGAAGGAGTACTTCCTGCCCCGCATGGCCGCCGGCGAGATCCGCGGCGCCTTCTCGATGTCCGAGCCGGGCCTCGGCTCCGACGTGGCGGCCATCTCCACCAAGGGCGTCAAGGACGGCGAGTTCTACGTCCTCAACGGCCAGAAGATGTGGCTGACCAACGGCGGCACCTCCACCCTGGTCGCGGTCCTCTGCAAGACCGACGAGGGCGGCAGCACCCCGTACAAGAACATGACCACCTTCCTGATCGAGAAGGAGGCCGGCTTCGGCCCGAACCCCAAGGTTCCCGGCCTGACCGTCCCCGGCAAGATCGAGAAGATGGGCTACAAGGGCGTCGATACCACCGAGCTGGTGCTCCAGGACGTCCGGATCCCGGCGAACCGCATCCTCGGCGGCGTCCCGGGCAAGGGCTTCTACCAGATGATGGACGGCGTCGAGGTCGGCCGCGTCAACGTCGCCGCCCGCGGCTGCGGCGTCGCCCGGCGCGCCTTCGAGCTGGGCATCTCCTACGCCCAGCAGCGCACCACCTTCGGCAAGAAGATCGCCGAGCACCAGGCGATCCAGTTCAAGCTCGCCGAGATGGCCACCAAGGTCGAGGCCGCGCACCAGATGATGGTGATGGCCGCCCGCAAGAAGGACAGCGGCGAGCGCAACGACCTCGAGGCCGGCATGGCGAAGTACCTCGCCTCCGAGTACTGCAAGGAGGTCGTGGAGGACGCCTTCCGCATCCACGGCGGCTACGGCTTCTCCAAGGAGTACGAGATCGAGCGTCTGTACCGCGAGGCCCCGATGCTGCTCATCGGTGAAGGTACTGCGGAGATCCAGAAGATGATCGTCGGTCGCCGGCTGCTGGAGGAGTACAAGCTCGCCGACTGATCCGGCCGATCCCCGACTTTCCGCATGGTCGGGCCAGGGCGTGCGGGCCCGGTCCGACCCCCTGCCGCACCGGTTCGGCCTGGTCAGCCGAGGGGGGCGGTGCGGCAGGCCCGGAGGCGGCCGTAGGGCGCATACCAGCAGGTACGCGCCCTGCGGCCGTCTCCGCACACCGTGGACGTGCCCGCGCCCTCCGGCGCGCCGACACCCCGTCAGGGGGGCCCGGCGTGCGATGAGAGCTGGGTCACGCGCCACGCCCGACCTCTTGGGGAACCACCCCTCCTCGGCTACGGTCGTATACATAGCAGGCATGGCTTGGCTCCATGCCCGGCATATCCACGAACAGGCGGCTTGCCCACCTACCGCCTGGTCCCGATAGCATCCACCGGGACAGCGTCCCCTTGTACCCGATCCCCGCGGTGGCCCCCGTCCAGCGGCCATGATCCCCCGCGACTAAGGTCTTCGATGCCCATCAGCCCGTCCCCTCACACCTCCGTCCCCGGTGGCGACCGGTTCGCCGCACCGACGGCCGGTCGGCGTCCGCGCGTGACGATCGCGCGAGGCGCGACCCCCTGGTTCGTACCGACCCTGGCCACCGCCGCCGTGACGACCGCCCTCACCCGGCGCAACGGCAAGTGGGCCCTGGCGGCCGTCCCGGCCTGCGCCCTCGGTGCGGGCATGCTGTGGTTCTTCCGCGACCCGGAGCGTGAGATCGGCACCGGCAGAGTGATCTCCCCCGCGGACGGCGTGGTGCAGTCGATCGACGCCTGGCCGGACGGCCGGACGCGGGTCGCCATCTTCATGAGCCCGCTCAACGTACACGTCAACCGCGCGCCGCTGCCCGGCACCGTGACGTCCGTGGAGCACGTCGCCGGCGGCTTCGTCCCGGCGTTCAACAAGGACAGCGACCAGAACGAGCGGGTCGTCTGGCACTTCGACACCGAGCTCGGCGACATCGAGATGGTGCAGATCGCGGGGGCCGTGGCCCGCCGCATCGTGCCCTACGTGAACGCCGGCACCAAGGTCGAGCAGGGCGAGAGGATCGGTCTGATCCGTTTCGGCTCCCGCGTCGACACGTACCTGCCGGCCGGCGTCGAGGTTGGCGTCGAGGTCGGCCAGAAGACCACCGCCGGGGTGACGCGCCTTGACCGTGACTGATCCTGAGACTCTCGTCGGCCTCGGAGACGAGGAGGAGACGGAGCTGCGGCGCCGCCGCTGGGCGCGCGACCGCGAGCTGCGGGCGCCCCGTTCGCCGCAGCACCTGTCCACCGCCGACTTCCTGACCCTGGGGAACGCCGTCTGCGGCTTCCTGGCGATCTACTCGATCACCACCGGGGTCCTGATGCCGCACCTCACCGGTGAGACCACCGCGCCGAACCGCAACAGCGCCGCGACCGCGGTCACGCTGCTGCTGATCGGCTCGATGTGCGACCTGTTCGACGGCCTGGTGGCCCGCAAGCTGCGCTCGTCGGCGCTGGGCGCGGAGCTGGACAACCTGGCCGACCTGATCAGCTTCGGTATCGCCCCGGCGTACTTCGTGGCGGTCTGGGGCATCGTGTCGCCGGACAGCAACCAGCAGCTCTCGGCGTTCATCGCGCTGACCGTCCTGCTGGCGGTGGTGCTGCGGCTCGCCCGGTTCTCGGCGGTCAAGATGCGGCCGGGGATCTTCCAGGGCATGCCGTGCCCGATGGGCGCGATGACGGTGATCGCGATCGTGCTCCTCGACCCGCCGTTCGTGCCGGGCCTGCTGATGATCTTCGGTGTGGCCTACCTGATGGTCTCCCGCATCGAGTACCCGAAGCCGCAGGGCCTGCTCGCCACCGCGACGCTCTGCTGGATCGTGGTCTCCATCGGCTGCCTGGCGGCCTGGGCGGCCGGTCTGCCCGGCGGCGACATGCTGATGCACATCGGCGCGGTCGCCCAGATCACGCTCGCCGCGATGGCGCCGCTGCTGGTGATCCGCCGCAAGGTCGGCCAGAAGGTCGGCGACGTGCGCGCCCGCCGCGCGGAGTCCCGCGGCTGCTGAACGCGCTGAACCACACGGAAGGGCCCGTATCCGGATCGGATACGGGCCCCTTCCGTCGTGTGCGCGTGCCCCGAGGGGTGGCGCGGGCGGGCTACTGGCCGGCGCCGCCGTCGTGGACGCTGAAGGCCGAGCGGCGGGCCGCCCTGGCCACCGCCGGGTCCGGGTGCACGCCGGAGACCGCGGTCAGCACCGAGGCCGCCCGCGGGTGCCCCGACTGCCGGGCGCGGTTGAACAGCCGGACTGGCTCGCCCGCCGAGGCGCCCTCGACGTGCGGCACCAGCAGCGCCGTGTCGCCGTGGTCGAGGACGGCGGCGGCGGTGTCCACCCACAGCCAGGCGGCGTCCTCCGCGCCCAGCACGTCGGCCGGGGAGACCGGGCCGTCGTCGGACCGCTCGGCCAGCCACAGCAGCGCGTACGGCCGCAGCTCCTGCTCCTCCACGGCGGCCCGGACGGCCTGCTCGGCGGGACCGCCGGCGACCCGCAGGGCCTCGAAGGCGAGGCCGCGCAGCAGGGCGTCGTCGCCGCGGGCCGCGTCCAGCAGCTCGGCGACCGCGCGGTCGGCCGGGCGGGCGGCGACCCAGGCCCGGTACTCGGCGCGGGCCGGGCCCGGGGTGTAGTCGGCGCAGGCGGCGAGCATCTCCAGGGCGTCCTGCTCGATGTGGCCGGCCGCGGTCTGCGCGACCGTGCAGATCTCCTCCAGCTTCGCCCGGACCGCCCAGTGCCCCAGTGAGGACAGCTCGGCGGCCTCGTTGCGGCGCTCCAGGGCGCCGACGGCGGCCAGGCCGTCCAGCATCCAGTCGAGCACCGCGGCGACGTCGGAGGCCGAGGTGGGGGTGTCGACCTGCGGCGCCCGGCAGGTGCCGCGGACGGCGGACATCGCGGAGGCCGCGTGCGGCACCGGGGAGGGGCCGAGGGCGCCGGTGCCGGCGCCGTGCCGGCGCTCGTCCAGGCCGCGGCGCAGCAGCTCCAGGAGCTCGCTGTCGGCGACCGGCCCGTCCACCAGGTGCAGGAAGGACAGCAGGTGCGGCGCCTGGTCGACGGCCTGGCCGGCCAGCATGGCGAAGACGCCGCGCAGGGCGGCGGGCGGGACGGGCGCGAGCAGCGTCCAGGCGTCGAACAGCGCCGACCAGCCGCGGATCACCGCCTCGTCGTCGTGCTCCCAGGCGTTCAGCCGCCAGCCGGGGCCGGCTCCGCCGTCGCGCAGCTCGACCAGGCCGACCAGCAGGGCCTGGCCCCAGGCCTTGGCGGCGGCGCCGACGGTCATGGCGAGGGCACGCCCGGCGGCCCGGGCGTCGTCGGGCAGCAGCTCGCCACGCTTGTCGACCTCGCCGAGCTCGCCGGCCCAGCGGGCGATCCGCACGGCGTCGGCAAGCATCCGGCGGGCGTGCGGGGCCAGCTCTGCGGGTGCGGGGAAGCCGTCCGGCAGCGGCACCCGGCCGCGGCCCGGCTTGGGCGCGGGGGTACGGCGGCGGACTGGCCCACCCGGAGGCGTGCTCTCGGGTCGGCGGGCCGCTCCTGGCAGACGGGTCACCGTCGCTCCGGTGCGGATCGCGGGCTGGAGCGGGGCATCACGGTCGCGCGGGTTCCGAGACGTCACGCCGAGCAGTCTTCCCCGTGTACCGGCCTTCTGTCACATCGAGTTCTACGCGCGATCGTAGGTCCGGTCCGTGGACAGGGGATGAGATCGGGCAACAGGCACCAAACCGGGTCGCCCGGAGCGGAAACATGGCATGAGCACGACGTTCGTCTCCGGTCGGTGCGGCCGCCCGCGGGGCTCACAGCAGCGGGGTGAGCCAGCGGCGCAGCGCCTCGCCGTAGCGGTCGGGATCGGCGTTCCACAGGGCAGCGTGCGCCCCGTCCGGGACGGGCTGCAGGCTCACCAGGTCCTCGCGCCGCACGGCGAGGCGCTCGGCGGCCTCGAAGGGGGCCACCGCGTCCACGGGGCTGTGCAGCAGCAGCGCGGGCACCTGCAGGTCGGTGCCGGCGGCCAGCCGGGCGAAGCCGGCCAGGTCGACCTTGGTGCGGCCCTCGGCGGCCAGCGCGCCGAGCTCGGCGAGCGGGCCGGGCACCCCGGCCCGGGCCGCCTCCCGGCGGACCGTCGCGGGCCAGTCCAGCACCGGCGAGTCCAGCACCAGGCCGGCCACCGAGTCCCGCCAGGCCGAGCGGGTCGCGGTGTGCAGCGCCATCGTGGCGCCGAGCGACCAGCCGAACAGCACGATCTTGCCGGCGCCGTTCGCCTGGGCGAGCCGGACGGCGGCGTCGACGTCCCGCCACTCCGTCTCGCCGAAGTGGCCCAGCCCGTCCGGGGACGGCGGGGCGCCCTCGTCGCCGCGGTACGTGACCACCAGGACGGGCATCCGCAGCGCGTGCAGCAGCGGCAGCACCGGCAGGGCCTGCTGCCGGTCGGCGCCGGGGCCGTGCACCACGATCGCCCAGAGCCCGCGGATGCCCGGCACGTACCAGGCCGGCATCGGCCCGAGTTCGCCCTCGACCTCGGCCGCGGTGAAGTCCAGGCCGAGTGCGGAGGCCGGGTCGCCGAGGTACACCCGGGCGGTCACCCGGACCTCCGTCCCGGTGCGCAGCGAGCCCGCGCCCGTGGCGAGCAGCCGGCGGGTGACGCTCTGCGGACCGGTGTCCAGCACGTCGCCCACCACGGCGTGGCCGCCGTCCGCCCACTCCAGGGCGTAGCGGCCGGGACGTTCGGTCTCCACGCTGCGGGTGAGGGTGACGCGGTCCGCGCCGAGCTCCTGCACCCGGATGCCGGGGCCGCCCGTGGTGCCGGCCCCGGCGAAGCCGGGGCGGACGGCCCGTTCGGACACCCGGCGGCCGATCAGCAGCGCCGCGGCGCCCGTCCCGACAACGGCGGCCCCGACGATCGCGGCGGTTCCCCAACGCATGGCGCTCCCGGTGTGGCGGCACGGACACGGCGATCCCAGTCCACGCCCCCGCCGGGGGACGGGCCACCCGAACGGGTCCGTCCGGGCGGCGGCTCAGACCGGGACGTCGGTGGACCGGCGGGCCAGCAGCTCCCAGAACCGCTCCGCGAGCGGCCGGGCCGGCGGCCGCGCGGTGTCCGGCACCGTCGAACCCCAGTGCCCCGGCACCAGGTACTCGTCCTGCAGCTCGGCCAGCACCTCGCCCAGCACGGCGTGCGGGACCGGCACCACCCGGGCCACCCCCCGCAGCTGCGCCTGCCAGCGGCCGTCCACCACCTGGCGCAGCAGCCGGTCGAGCGCGTCCTGGCGTCCGGTCACCCGCACCATCACCCGCAGCGGCAGCCCGAGCACGTGGGCCAGCGCCAGGCCCTGCTCGCCGTCCGCGTCCCAGCGGCCGGTCTCCTCGGCCCGCGCGTACGTCGCCGCGCCCACCCCGATCCGGTGGGCGGCCTGCTCCCGGTTGAGTTCCCGGGCCAGCCGGAAGTCCCGCAGGGTGGCCGGCGCGATCCCCATCAGCTGCGCGGGCGGACACCACAGCGCGCGGGACAGGGCGATGAACTCCTCCTCCGAGGGCAGCGTCTCGCCGGCCTCCCAGGCCACCACGTGGGAGGGCAGCAGCCGGACGCCGTGCGCGGCCATGCCCTCGGCGACCTGGTCCGGGGTCAGGCCGAGCCCGGCGCGGTGCGCCCGGGCGGCTCGCGGGGAGAACGGCACCGGCAGCGGGGTGGACGGTCTTCGTCGCATGCCACAAGAACGTACGGGCGGCCCCGCGCACCGCCCCACACGCCGAACGCACGAAGCGGACCCCACCGGCCGCCGCGGGCGCTGGAGGATCGTACGGGGCGCGGACGGCCGGGCCGCGACGGTCTGTGACCAACCACTCCACACGCTTTGTTGACTGGCGGTCGGAGGGCGTGATGGGATCTCCGGGCCATACGGAGGCATGCAGAGGAAGCCGGTGCGAGTCCGGCGCGGTCCCGCCACTGTCACCGGGGAGCACGCTCGACCTGCATGGTCACGGCGGTCCGCCACAGGGCCGTTGGAAGGCCCGAGCGAGCGCCGGACCCGGAAGCCAGGAGACTCTCGCCGCCGGTTCGTCGATCCAGGGCGCGGACCCTGAGTGAGGACACGCACGCCATGCAGGCTGCCCAGCGGTCACCGCTGCGCCCCACCCAGGGAGCCGGGCCGTGGGCCGCCTGACCCCCGCCCCCTACCTGTTGGGCGCCGTGGCCGGCTACCTCGCCGACACCGCCCTCGCCGACCCCCGCCGCGGCCACCCGGTGGCCCTGTTCGGCAGCGCGGCCGGACGCCTGGAACGCCGTCTCTGGAGCGACCATCGGGGCGCCGGCACCGCCTTCACAGCGCTGAGCGTCGGCGCGGTCGCGGCCGGCGCGGCGCTCGCCGATCACGCACTGCGCCGCCGGCCCGCCGCGCGGGCCGCCCTCGCGGCGGCCGCCGCCTGGACGGTGCTCGGCGGCACCTCGCTGACCCGCGAGGCCCGGACGATCGGGCGCTCCCTGGAGGCCGGCGACCTGACCGCCGCCCGCGAGCGGCTCCCCCACCTGTGCGGGCGCGATCCCAGCACCCTGGACGAGCAGCAG
This genomic window from Streptomyces sp. TLI_235 contains:
- a CDS encoding citrate lyase subunit beta/citryl-CoA lyase encodes the protein MTVNRLRPRRSCLAVPGSNPRFLEKAQGLPADQVFLDLEDACAPLVKESARHNIVDALNNGDWGNKTKVVRVNDWTTHWTYRDVITVVEGAGPNLDCIMLPKVQDAEQVKALDLLLTQIEKTMGFEVGKIGIEAQIENAKGLINVDAIATASPRLETIIFGPADFMASINMKSLVVGEQPPGYDADAYHYILMRILMAARANDLQAIDGPYLQIRNQDGYKAVARRAAALGFDGKWVLHPDQVSAANEIFSPSQEDYDHAELILDAYDWCTSEAGGAKGSAMLGDEMIDEASRKMALVIAGKGRAGGMERTSKFEPPQA
- a CDS encoding L-erythro-3-methylmalyl-CoA dehydratase; the encoded protein is MQFGRTYEEFEVGAVYKHWPGKTVTEYDDHLFCLLTMNHHPLHMDINYAENTTDFGKNVVVGNYIYSLLLGMSVPDVSGKAIANLEIESLRHVAPTFHGDTIYGETTVLDKWPSKSKDDRGIVYVETKGYKQDGTVVCIFRRKVMVPTETYIKERGGEQPGRPTPAS
- a CDS encoding (2S)-methylsuccinyl-CoA dehydrogenase; its protein translation is MGRLAQTDGLTEIQRDILATVRDFVDKEIIPVATELEHKDEYPAAIVEGMKQLGLFGLTIPEEFGGLGESLLTYALVVEEIARGWMSVSGIVNTHFIVAHMINAHGTQEQKEYFLPRMAAGEIRGAFSMSEPGLGSDVAAISTKGVKDGEFYVLNGQKMWLTNGGTSTLVAVLCKTDEGGSTPYKNMTTFLIEKEAGFGPNPKVPGLTVPGKIEKMGYKGVDTTELVLQDVRIPANRILGGVPGKGFYQMMDGVEVGRVNVAARGCGVARRAFELGISYAQQRTTFGKKIAEHQAIQFKLAEMATKVEAAHQMMVMAARKKDSGERNDLEAGMAKYLASEYCKEVVEDAFRIHGGYGFSKEYEIERLYREAPMLLIGEGTAEIQKMIVGRRLLEEYKLAD
- a CDS encoding phosphatidylserine decarboxylase, which codes for MPISPSPHTSVPGGDRFAAPTAGRRPRVTIARGATPWFVPTLATAAVTTALTRRNGKWALAAVPACALGAGMLWFFRDPEREIGTGRVISPADGVVQSIDAWPDGRTRVAIFMSPLNVHVNRAPLPGTVTSVEHVAGGFVPAFNKDSDQNERVVWHFDTELGDIEMVQIAGAVARRIVPYVNAGTKVEQGERIGLIRFGSRVDTYLPAGVEVGVEVGQKTTAGVTRLDRD
- a CDS encoding CDP-diacylglycerol---serine O-phosphatidyltransferase; protein product: MTDPETLVGLGDEEETELRRRRWARDRELRAPRSPQHLSTADFLTLGNAVCGFLAIYSITTGVLMPHLTGETTAPNRNSAATAVTLLLIGSMCDLFDGLVARKLRSSALGAELDNLADLISFGIAPAYFVAVWGIVSPDSNQQLSAFIALTVLLAVVLRLARFSAVKMRPGIFQGMPCPMGAMTVIAIVLLDPPFVPGLLMIFGVAYLMVSRIEYPKPQGLLATATLCWIVVSIGCLAAWAAGLPGGDMLMHIGAVAQITLAAMAPLLVIRRKVGQKVGDVRARRAESRGC
- a CDS encoding helix-turn-helix protein, with protein sequence MRRRPSTPLPVPFSPRAARAHRAGLGLTPDQVAEGMAAHGVRLLPSHVVAWEAGETLPSEEEFIALSRALWCPPAQLMGIAPATLRDFRLARELNREQAAHRIGVGAATYARAEETGRWDADGEQGLALAHVLGLPLRVMVRVTGRQDALDRLLRQVVDGRWQAQLRGVARVVPVPHAVLGEVLAELQDEYLVPGHWGSTVPDTARPPARPLAERFWELLARRSTDVPV